AAATAGAAGGTATAAAAACCAGTAACATCGGAATAACGGCCGGAACCATTGCATAGATACTTTTAAAGTCTTGGTTATAACGGTAACGCATTTCGATATTTGCAGCAGACAAGCTTGGAGTATATCCTAGAGTTTGACGAGCTAATGAAAGTATATAGTTATAATGCATCCCGCTTATATACCCTTTAATAGTCTCTGCCCTAAAAGGCATAGCTCCATCGATCCATACACCGATCTCAACATCTCGTCCCTGTTTCAAATTACGCCCAAAACCGGGCGGTATCTCAAGGGCAACGGCAATCTTTCCACTTCGCATACGCTGTTCAAGTTCATCTTGGGAATAGATAGGGGATTGTTCGAGAAAATATCTGGATCCTGAAAGGTTTTGAATATAGTCACGGCTTTGAGGTGTGCGATCTTGATCGAGCACTGCAAAACGCAGATCCTCTACATCCATTGTGATCCCATATCCCAAAGTGAGCATAAGTAAAATTGTACCTAATGAAGCGAACATAAGGCGTATCGGATCACGCAAAAGTTCTAGTGTTTCACGATAGCTGTAACCAAAAAGACGCAGCGGGCTAAAAAAACGGTTCGGTTGTTTTGACTGTTCAAACTCTACCACTTCAGCTTCACTCTCTTTTTCTCCCTTAACTCCGCTTGCTTCTTCCAAATACTCGATAAATGCTTCTTCAAGTGTTTCTTTATTTCGTTGTTTTGTTAGTGCTTCAGGTGTATCACTTGCAAGTACACGCCCCTCATGCATCAGTGATATTCTGTCACAGCGCTCACCCTCATTCATAAAGTGAGTTGAGACAAATATAGTTACACCGTCATTACGAGAGAGGTCTATCAGCAGCTCCCAGAAACGATCCCTAGATATCGGGTCAACTCCGGAAGTCGGTTCGTCAAGTATAAGCATTTTAGGATGGTGTACAACCGCTACAGCTAAAGAGAGGCGCTGACGGATTCCTAAAGGAAGATCAGCCGTTAAAGAGTCTTTGTAATGCTCTAAATCAAAACGCTCTATCATCTCATCAATACGCTTTTTAATCTTCTCTTTTGGAATGTGAAACAATCTTGCATGGAGCATAAGGTTCTGAACTACTGTTAGCTCACTATAAAGAGAAAAAGATTGCGTCATATAGCCTACTTGATTTCTCGTAGCCATATCCTGAGCATCTGTCGGTTGTTCAAATAGCCATGATTCTCCGCTAGAAGGGGTTAATAACCCCGTTAACATCTTCATAGTTGTTGTTTTCCCACAACCGTTTGAACCTAAAAATCCAAAAATTTCACCACGTTCAATAGAGAAACTTACATCATCAACAGCAGTAAAGTCGCCAAAACGCATAGTCAAACCTTTGGCAACGATAGCTTTAGTTTCATCTTCTTGAACTCTGCGTGGAGGAATTTGTAAAAGTTCATGCCCTTGTCGTTTTGCTTCAGGAAGTAAAGCGATAAATGCTTCATCAAGATTGGTAGTTTTCGTTTGTAAGAGAAGTTCTTTAGGTGTTCCCGTAGAGAGAATTTTACCCTCATCCATCGCAACAAGCCAGTCAAAGCGCTCAGCCTCTTCCATATAAGCCGTTGCAATAATGACACTCATCCCTTCACGTCTTTTTCGAATTCTCTCAACAAGCTCCCAAAACTGACGTCTGGAGAGCGGGTCTACACCCGTTGTCGGCTCATCAAGTATTAAAAGTTCTGGATCGTGAATCAGGGCACAACAAAGTCCCAGTTTTTGTTTCATCCCTCCAGATAATTTTCCTGCCGGACGATCTCTAAAGGGAGTCAGCCCCGTACTGGCTAATAGTTCTGTAATTCTTGCTTTTCTCTCAGCCTTGCTTTGACCAAACAGACGGCCGAAAAAATCGATGTTCTCTTCAACTGAGAGTGACATATAAAGGTTTTTGCCTAAACCTTGAGGCATAAATGCAATGCGTGGCCCTATAGCATTTCTGTCATTTTGCAAATCAATATTATGATCAAGTACTTCGATAGAACCTTTTTGCAGTTTACGAACCCCTGAGAGCAATGCAAGTACACTTGATTTACCCACACCGTCAGGGCCTATAAAACCAACCATACATCCTGAGGGTATATCTAAACTTACATTATCTACCGCTATCGTATTACCATAGTGATGAGAAAGGTTTTCTATATGGACAACCGGTTTCATGGAGCAGTTTTATTATTCTCTGTAACTTCAAGATATAGTGGCCACGGCGTTGAACTCTCTAAACGCACATAAGCAACACCCGGAAGACCGCTTTTGGCACTTTTAAAACCATCTTTTATAATTTTTGGATCAACCTTTACTTTTATGCGGAACATAAGTTTTGCACGCTCCTTATCAGTTTCAATCTCCTTTGGAGTAAACTGTGCCTCAGGAGAAACAAAAGATACAAAAGCGGGTATCGGCTTGTTTGGCAATGCATCGATCATAATACGTGCTTCACTCCCTATTGCCACACGTCCTGCATCAGCAGTAGGTAGAAATATTGTCATAAATGTATCAGTTACATCTAAAAGAGTATATAGTTTTGTACCGCTGCCGACAATCTCACCCGGTTCAACTAGTTTATATAACACCCTAGCGTTGATCGGAGCATATAAACTACACTCTTCAATATTGACTTTTATAGTCTCTACTTGCGCCTTTGCCGCTTCTATTGAAGCCTCGGCACTGACAACCTGAGCTTTTGCAGCTGCTAGAGCTGCTTTTGCACTTTTGAGTCTTGTTTCATCTTGTTGCAGCTGTACTAAAGAAATATTTTTATTTACATAGAGTGATTTTGAACGTTCTAAATTCTTTTGTGCAAGAGACAATTCGCTTTTGCGTTGAGCTACTATTGCTTTTGAATACTCTTTTTGCTGAATAGCCTGCTGCACCATCGCTTCTGTTTGTTTTAACCTTGCCTCTAACTCTTTGGTATCAAGTTTAGCCATTAACTGACCTTTTGAAACTATCTCACCCTCTTGCACCAATACATCTTTTACCCGTCCCGGATACTTCGTAGCTATATCAACTTCCGTCATCTCAAGGCGCCCGTTTCCTGATGCAAAGGCATCACTCAGCTGATTTGAATTTAAGTTTTCCATCATGTAATATATGATGAAAGCGCCAACAACTAAAACTCCGAAGAGAACCTTTTTTAAAACAGTTTTATTCATTCTTTTGCCTTTGATGTTTTGTGTGATTGGTTATGTGAATTTTCTAAAGTTGAGAAAAACTCTTTTGTAAACGATTTACGCTCAGATTCATCCATAAAAAAGTCAAACCTTCCCATATCTCTTTGCAAGTTCATCAGATCTGTTAGAAACTTATAGATGGCACTTGCAGATCTTTGATCAGCCAAAAGGGTTTCATTTTGGGCTACAAGCAGATCGGTCATAGAACGAGTCCCTTTTGCATAGTTGTTTTGCACAAGCTCAAAACTTTTTTTGGCCGCTTTTGCTGCTTGTTGTGTCAGTTCGATAGAGGGATAACTAGAGCGGATAGTATGGAGATCGTAACGGATCTGTTGCTCTATTGAGTTTTCCTCTTGCTCTTTTGAGAGTTGCAATTGCTGCAATTTAAGCTGAGAATGTGATGAACGGGCACCTCTAGCACTCCCCTCGTATAAAGGGAGTGAAAGGACAACACTTGCACTCCAATTGGTTTGATCTTCCAAACTAAAACCTGATGCAGGGTTACGTTGTTCATCAAAAACTCTCGATACCTCTCCCACAAACTCAACATCTGGTGAGAAGTACGTTCTACGATCCGATGTCAGCTTACGCTTTTGAGCAGCTATGTACCCGTTGTACATCTGCAACTCCGATGCATTTTTTAACCCCTCTTGAACAATATAATCATTTATACGCTTTAGTTCATTTTCATTTGAGATCAAAGAGAGGAGTTCTTTATTGCTGATAAGTAACGCCGGATCTTCTAATGTAGCAGGCGTAGTTTTTATTCTCTGTGTTATAGGACGGTTTAAAATCAAATTAAGTGCATCTTTCGCCTGTTCTACACCCGCTTTTTCCTGAAGTACACGCTGTTTTGAAGTAGCGATTCTACTCTCCCAATGATAAAGATCGGAAAGATCAGAGGTTCCTGCATCTACACGAGCTTGTGCCATCTCTAGATTGGACTTGGTCAGTTTTAGATTCTCTTTTTCTACTTTCAATTGTGTCTGTGCAATGAGTATATTTAAAAACATTGTTGTAGCTTGTTCCACAACATCCATCTCTAATGTACGCTGCTGTGCTACAGTGGCAGCTTTTACTTTTTTTTGTATCTCTAAAGCAGCCAAAGCTTTTTCTGAAAAAAGAACCTGATGAACTTTAATAGCACCCATTGAACTTTTCTCGGCATAAAAACCGTTTTTTACATATACATTATCACTGTTTTGCTGTGTATATGAGAGACTACCTCTAATTTGAGGGAGTAAGACGGAGCGAACCTCTTTGATGTTTTCATCTTCCTGTTTTATTCCAAGTTCTCCTGCAATAATATAAAGATTGTTTTTTATTGCCAGTTTGGCAACATCGCTTAAACTCAGTGCCTTCCCTTCTATCACTTCGCCATCCCCTATCACTTTTGCTTTATTAAGAAGTTCAAAAGAGGGATAGACACCAATTTTATTTGTAGTATTTAAATTGATCAGAAGTTGGTGTTTGTCTTCAAATTTTGTAGGCAATTGTTGCGCTTCTTCACCTCGCAATACGGCTTGAATATTTAGTGCTAACTGTCTAATCCTTCTAGATGTATTTTCAGTCGATACCGATGACATCATAACCCCGTCATAAACATTTAGGTCATCTCCTAAAGAGTAACTTGGAAGACGTTTCTGCACTAAAGTGTCTATTAGCTTTTGTTTCGATCCACTACTTAAAGATGGAAGCGGTGTAAGCATAACGGCCTGAGTATCAGCAGGTATTTGTTCAAGCAGGTTTTTAGAACCGCTTACAACAACATGGAAATTAATCCCTCTGTTTAAAGTAGATCTTTTCAAACTCTCCATTGCATTAGGAAGTGAAGATGAGAGTTTTTCATCTACGATAAGGGTCATATTTTTAAAACTTACAACATTTAAAAAGTCATTAAGTGCAACATCAAAAGGGGTTCCAAAAGCAAGATAGTTCATATTTGCTTTAGTAGTTTGAGATTGTTGTTCGAAATGTAATAGATAAGGTGCAAAAGTTGGTTTTTTAAGTTTTGTTTTTTTAAAAGCAGTATTTGCAGAGACCAGACCTATCGTAATGATCATATCAACCTTTGGATCGTTTTGTAATCTCTCTAATGCCGCATGAGCTTGAGAAGTCGACCAGTCAATAACTAAAGGGTTTAAAAAATGAATTTTAAATTCACTTTGTGTCATCACTTTGAGTTCTGTTGAGAGTTCATCTTTGATATTTTGATACTGAGAAGTTTGTGCATCCATTACAATAGCAACATCTACTTCTGCAGATTGTGGTGCACCCCATAAGCTGATAGTTGCGAAAACTGTTAATAAAAGTAGTTTCATCTTATCCATAACTCTCCCTTTCATCTGTTCTCAACCAGTAATAAAAAACTCTCCACCAGCTCATCGCTTTTTTGGAGCAAATCATCATTTACAATAACCCAGTATTTCACCATTGCAGTACTAATACTATCATACAACAGGGTCATTTCCAATGAAGTTTTAGAAGTTTTTACTTTTTCTCTTAAAGGCTCCATTATATTTTCGCTAATAAATTTATATACATGCATCATAACATCATCTTCATCGGTAATGTTGTAAGTATTTATGTAAAACAGCGGATGATTTACACCTAGATGAAGTACATTTTTATGAGACATAAATGCTTGAAATTTTATGTTTGTCAGTATTTGAAGTTTTTCATACGGATCGTTTACATCTTTTATTTCATTCTCCAGTATCTCAAGATAGTAATCAATTTGATTCAATATATAGTTGTTGTAAAGGTTCTCTTTTGAACCGAAAATTGTGTAGATAGAGCCAACTGACACACCGACATTTGAGGCCAGCTCTGCTACTTTCATATTTTCATAACCCTCATTTTGGAAGAGTTTTGATGCCTCTTCAAGTATTAAGTCTCTTTTGAGCTCTTGAACTTTCTTTTTTAAACTCATACTATTTTCCTTTGGAACATTCCACTCATTGTAGTGCAGCAATTCATAAAATGAACTTAATTCATTCTAAATACAATATTAAAAATATTTAGAGTTTTCGAAGACAAATATCTGGTTTATACTATAATTGCGATCTTATTTAAATTTTTAGCATCATATATGGAGTACCCTTAAATGGCAGATACAACACAAATAATTACCCTCTATACAGAACTGGCAAATAATCCACAAAAAGATTTTGGATGGGATAAAGGCCTTGAAAATGCCAAGGCTCATCGTTATAAACAAGAATGGATTGAGAAACTTCCTTCTGAAGTATGGGAGTATTGTGCCGCAGTGGGTAATCCTTTTTCTCTGGGTGAGATTCAAGAAGGAGAGAGTGTTGTTGATCTTGGATGCGGTGCAGGTGTTGATTTACTCGTAAGTGCATTAAAAGTTGGAGATAAAGGTCAGGCAATCGGCATAGACATAACTCCTAAGATGGTTGAAAAAGCGAAATATCACGCTGAACTTGCCGGACTTACAAATGTAATTGTAAAAGAATCTAGCTTTGATGATACCGGTCTTGAAGAAAACAGCATAGATGTTGTGATCTCAAATGGAGCGATTAATTTAACGGCTTGTAAAGAGAGTGTCTTTGCTGAGATTCACAGAATACTAAAACCTAATGGAAGGTTGATGTTTGCAGATATGATCGATATCACAAAAAGCTCAAGTGAGTGTTGTTCCGAACAAGCAACTGCCTGCTGCTCTTCAGAACAAGAGGATTGGGCGAACTGTGTCGCCGGAACATTACGTAAAGATGAACTTATAAACATAATGAAGCAAGCCGGTTTTGAAAATATTGAGTTTAAGGGCTTAACACATTACACAACAGCAGAGACTACACAAGGTGCCCTCTTCAGAGCCATCAAAAAACCTCTAGATGAAGTACGAAAAGATTACTGGAATAATTTTTTTAATACAAGAGATTATACACAGGTACTATGGCACCAAACACACCCAAGCAGATCGCTTGAACAGATTCAACAATATGCATCTAAAGATGATCCTATTATAGATGTTGGCTGTGGAGCTTCTTTACTTGTTGATAACTTGATCGCAGAGGCATATAAGAACATCTCTTTACTTGATGCGGCTGCAGAACCATTGGAGACTGTCAAAAAAAGACTTGGTGAGAATGCAGAGATCCCTACTTTTAACTGTTCAGATATTCTCAACTTTAAACCGAAACAAAAGTTTAAAGTATGGCACGATAGAGCTATGTTTCACTTTTTACTAAACCCTTCAGACAGAAAAAAATATTTTGAAGCTTTAAAAGAAAGTTTACTGCCTGACGGTATTGCAATCATAAATACTTTTGCAATAAACGGAGAAACAGAGTGTGCCGGTTTAAAAACAGCACAATATAGCAGCGATATTATCAAAAATGAACTGCCAAAAGGTTTGAGTTTGGTTAAAAGTGAAGAGTTCATCCATATTACACCAAAAAATACAGAACAAAAATATTGTGCATTCTTTATAAAGTCAGATATTTAAAATAAAATATATAATTATTTTAGGATAAGGATAAGATATAAATGGTGGTCACGATTGGACTTGAACCAACGACCACTTCCATGTCAAGGAAGCACTCTACCACTGAGTTACGCGACCACTTAAAAAAGAGAATAGAATTTTATCCAAAAAATCTTAAATTAATTTGGATAGTTAAAAAAAGTTTTATAGCGGGGCGAATTTTGTAAAATATTGGAATATTCTCAACATTTTACTTTTAATTTAGGTATAGAAGTTGTATAATTTCACCTCTTAGATGATACTAAGATACAGGTATCAATTTTTTAAAATACCCCGAAGGTAAAAAATGGACATTAAAGAATTAGAAGATTTAGGACTAAAAAGTATTGGTCAAGTCTTTCACAACTTAAGCTATGACGAGCTTCATAAACATGAGCTGGCCAATCATGAAGTGGAAGCAACCAACCAAGGTGCGACCGCAGTCGACACAGGTATTTTCACTGGACGTAGCCCAATGGATAAATACTTTGTCGAACGCGATCCATCAAACAAATATATCGCGTGGGGCGATGTAAATAAACCCGTATCTCAAGATATTTTTGAAGAGCTTTATGAAGTTGCTTGTGAACAACTTTCAAATAAAGACTTATATGTTACAGATGTTTTCTGTGGCTCATCTCCAGCTTCTAAGCGTTCTGTACGTTTCGTATCAGAAATCGCATGGCAATCTCACTTTGTAAAAAACATGTTTATCCGCCCAACTTCTGCTGAACTTGAAGTTTTCAAATCTGACTTTACAGTACTTAACGCTTGTAAAACAGTAAATGACAAATGGAAAGAACACGGACTTAACTCAGAAGTTTTCGTTATGTTCGATGTTGAAAGAAACATAGCAATTATTGGTGGTACATACTACGGTGGAGAGATGAAAAAAGGTATCTTCTCTATGATGAACTACTGGTTACCATTAGAGGGTAAACTTTCTATGCACTGTTCTGCGAATGTTGGAAAAGATGGTGACACTGCACTATTCTTCGGACTTTCAGGAACAGGAAAAACTACACTTTCAACAGATCCAAACCGCGCACTTATCGGTGATGACGAGCATGGTTGGGACAATCACGGGGTATTTAACTTCGAAGGTGGATGTTATGCGAAAGTTATCAACCTTGATCCAAAAAGTGAACCTGAAATCTACAGCGCGATCAAAAAAGACGCTCTTTTAGAAAACGTTGTAACAAATGATGATGGTGAAGTTGATTATGATGACGGTTCAAAAACTGAAAATACTCGTGTATCTTACCCTATTGAACACATTCCAAATCACAAACAAGATCTTATGGCAGGTCACCCGAAAAACATCATCTTCTTAACTGCAGATGCATTTGGTGTACTTCCTCCGGTATCTAAACTTACTCGTGAACAAGCAATGTACTACTTCTTAAGTGGTTATACTGCAAAAGTTGCAGGAACTGAGCGTGGTATTACTGAGCCGGTAGCAACATTCTCTGCATGTTTCGGAGAAGCTTTCTTACCACTTCACCCAACAGTTTATGCAAAACTTTTAGGTGAAAAAATCGATAAACACGGTGTAAATGTTTACCTTGTTAACACTGGATGGACTGGTGGAAAATACGGTACTGGTAAACGTATGAGCATCAAAGATACTCGTGAATGTATCAACTCTATCTTAGACGGTTCAATCAACAACTGTGAATTTGAAACTACTGAGGTGTTTGGTTTAAATATTCCTAAAACTTTAGGTGAAATCAAACCGAGCGTATTAAATCCGAAAAATGCTTGGAAAGATACGGAAGAGTTCAATAAAACAAGAAATACTCTTGCAAATATGTTCGTAGAAAACTTCCACAAATATCAGACTGAAGACAGCGAATTCGACTACTCTGCAGCTGGACCGAAAATAAAATAAAACACTTCTAATAACAAAGACTACTTTTTAGTAGCCTTTGTTAAATAGATCCAAATTAACCCCCCGATCGTAAAAACAATCACCGGTGCCAACCATTTATTTTCAGATATATAGAGTGCAAATGCTTTAAGCGGTGCTCCAAAAAAGTAACTTGCAAGTCCAAATACAAGTGCCCATATAGCTGCCGCAAAAAAGTTAAGAAATGCAAACTTTTTAAAGTCATACTTTGTTAATGCAATTGCGATCGGAATAATCGTTTTAAGTCCATAGATATATTTTTGAATAAATATAACCCAGTCCCCGTGTTTCTTCATCATCATATGAGAAAGTGCCAGCTTTCGTCTATGTTTTCTAAGCCCCTCCATCATCATATGTTTTTGATTTCTAGTCAGCCAAAAAAGAAGTACATCCCCAAGCATATTACCCATAAAAGCAACTGCCATTGAAGTAGCTAAGTCCATTTTTCCCATGTAACTAAGAACTCCTGCAGCGATCAGTCCTACAAAACCACCGCCAAGTGAGTATAAAAATAGTGCTATATATCCGTATGTAGCTAAAGAGCTAAATGTTTCTTCCATTTGTAAATATTCCTATTATTAATTTTTTAATCTGTTTTCTATTATTCTAGTTCAGTATAGAGTTGTTTTCTAAGAGGCTCAGACCATAGGGAGGATTTGTCCTCTTATAAAATAACTCTATGCCGCTATAAAGACTTACAGCTGTTTTATTTTTGCGATCTCATCACGAAGACGTGCAGCTTCTTCAAAGTTTAACTCTTTTGCAGCCTGTTTCATTTTCAATGACAACTCTTTTACCACTGCTTTTTTCTCGCTAGCAGGCATTTTATCCATTTTTTTATGTTTTTGATACAATCCGCCGCCATCTTCAATCTTCAAGTTTTCATCGAGTGTTCTTTTTGTTGTTTTTGGAGTGATGCCATGCTCTTTGTTAAACTGCTCCTGTATCTCACGTCTGTATGCTGTTGTATCCATTGCGCGCTGCATTGAGCCCGTGACCTTGTTGGCATAAAGGATAACTCTTCCGTTTTCATTTCTTGCTGCACGCCCGATCGTTTGAATTAATGCTGTTTCGCTTCGTAAAAAGCCCTCTTTATCTGCATCTAATATAGCTACTAAACTCACTTCAGGCAGGTCTAAACCTTCACGAAGCAAGTTGATACCTATTAGTACATCAAACTCTCCAAGACGCAATGATCGGATGATCTGGTTACGCTCGATCGTATCTATATCCGAGTGCATATACTGTACCTTTATTCCAAGGTCTGCAAGATATTTTGTAAGTGCTTCAGCCATCTTTTTCGTAAGAACCGTAACAAGTATACGCTCATCTTTTTCGATGATTTTTTTGATCTCATCGTGAATATCTTCCACCTGGTTATCTGATGGTTTTACCTCAACGATAGGATCTAAGAGTCCAGTCGGACGAATAATCTGTTCCGCTTTTACAGCAGATCGCTCTAGTTCATACTCATTCGGTGTCGCTGAAACAAAAAGATAGTGCGGCGCTTTGTGAATATACTCGTCAAGTTTCAGAGGACGGTTATCTAGTGCTGAAGGAAGTCTAAAACCATACTCTACTAGCACCTCTTTTCTAGCCCTGTCCCCTGCATACATCCCTCTGTACTGAGGAAGTGAAACGTGTGATTCATCCACGATCACAAGATAATCTTTGTGATTTACCTCAAAATAATCTAGCAATGTAAAAGGTGCTTCACCCGGTTTTTTATTTGTTAAAAGTCTTGAATAGTTCTCGATCCCTTTACACATACCCGTAGTCTCAAGCATCTCAAGATCAAACTCAACACGTTGTTTTAAACGCTGGTATTCAACAAGTTTTCCCTCTTTTTGAAAATATTCAAGCCTCTCATCAAGCTCCTCTTCAATTCTTTTAATAGCTAGCGCCATTTTGTCTTGAGAAACACTGAACTGGCTTGTTGCATAGATCGTAAAACTTTTATGCTCTTCGAGTTTTTTGTTATCAATCACGTCAAACGTATAGATAGCTTCGATCTCATCTCCAAAAAACTCAATGCGGATCGCTTCTTGTTCAAAGTACGGAGGATACACGTCAATAGACTCACCGTTTACACGAATATGCCCGCTGTCAAAGTATGAGTCGTTACGAGAGTAACCCATCTCTACCAAACGAAGCAACAGTTGTTTTTGATTGATCTCATCCCCTACTTCGATCGCTTGTACCATAGTCATATACTCTTCGGGATCTCCCAAACCATAGTTTGCAGAAACTGAAGCAATTACAATAACATCATCATATGAAAGAAGATTTGCCGTAGAACTTAAACGAAGACGCTCAAGCTCATCATTGATCGCACTATCTTTTTCAATAAAAAGATCTTGACGGGGGATATACGCTTCAGGTTGATAATAATCGTAGTAAGATACAAAATACTCAACATGATTGTTTGGAAAAAACTGACGAAATTCAGAATAAAGCTGTGCCGCCAAAGTTTTATTATGGGTCATAATGATCGTCGGGCGTTTTACTTTTTCGATGATTCTAGCCATTGTATGGGTTTTTCCACTTCCCGTTACACCTACTAGTGTTTGGTACTGGTTCCCTGCTAAAATCGAATTAGCTAACTTCTCGATCGCCTGAGGCTGATCTCCGGCTGGTTGATATGGTGATGCTACTGTAAAATTAGGTTCTTTTTTCATAGGTGGAATTATAACTAATTGGGGACAATAAATATTTTAAGTCTTTTTGTATATAATTTACCTTTATATCTTATGAAGTGATTAATAATGAAAAAACTCAGTATCCTTTTTATCTTACTCCTAACAACTATTTTTCTGGTATGGGTTTTCATGCCGCTGGGTAAAGATACTGCACCAACTACAATAGAAAACTCCACTAAAACTGATGTAATACATCTAAAGTTTGGACATAATATTCCCGTAGACAGCGCTATGCATGAAGCTGCTGTAAAATTTGCACAAGAGGTAAAACAAAAGACAAATTCTCATGTAATTATCGATATATTCCCTTCTCAACAATTAGGAAATGACCATCAAATGGTAGAGATGGCAAGAGAGGGTGATATAGATATCATTTTAACACCTACGGCAAAGATGAGTGTAGCGGTACCTTCTATGCAGTATGCAGATCTTCCGTTTTATTTTCCGTCACGCCAGGATGTTTATGATATGTTAGACGGTGAACCCGGACAGATGATTCTTAATCGTCTAAAACCTATCGGTCTTATCGGTGTTGCTTTCTGGGAAAACGGTTTTAAACACTTCACGGCAAATGAACCCCTACGCTCTGTAGAGGATTTTAAAGATAAAAAAATTCGTGTTATGAAAAGCCGAATCATCATGGAACAGTTCAGATCCTTTGGTGCCGAGCCTGTTCCTATAGACTTTCACTCTACAAAACAAGCACTCCACGATAAAGTTGTAGACGGGCAGGAAAATCCTTTAATAGCTATTGTAAGTATGGGATTTCATGAAGAACAGTCAGATCTTACTTTAAGCGAGCACGCTTATCTTGGATATGTCCTCTCTTTTAGTGAGAAAACATTCAACAAACTCCCGCAAAATATTCAAATGATTCTTCTAGAGAGCGCAAAAGATGTAACTCCTTGGGAGAGAGAAGAGACACAAAGACGTGAAGCGAAACTTTTAGACATAATTGAACAAAGTGGTGTGCAAATCCATCAAATAAGTGCTCAAGAACGTCAAAGATTTGCTAAAAAAACAGCCCATATTGCTGAAGAGTTTGAAGATATTATCGGTTCAGATATCATCTCAAAAACCAAAGAGCTTCTCTACAATAAATATGGTTCTCATCTAAATCATGAAAACCACATCTTAATAGGGATAGATACTGATGTATCTGCGGACTCCAAAGTTGCCGGCTTAGCTATAAAACGCGGTGCTGAGATAGCGGTTGAGGAGATCAATAAAAAGGGTGGTCTGCTTGGAAGACACTT
Above is a window of Sulfurimonas marina DNA encoding:
- a CDS encoding DctP family TRAP transporter solute-binding subunit, encoding MKKLSILFILLLTTIFLVWVFMPLGKDTAPTTIENSTKTDVIHLKFGHNIPVDSAMHEAAVKFAQEVKQKTNSHVIIDIFPSQQLGNDHQMVEMAREGDIDIILTPTAKMSVAVPSMQYADLPFYFPSRQDVYDMLDGEPGQMILNRLKPIGLIGVAFWENGFKHFTANEPLRSVEDFKDKKIRVMKSRIIMEQFRSFGAEPVPIDFHSTKQALHDKVVDGQENPLIAIVSMGFHEEQSDLTLSEHAYLGYVLSFSEKTFNKLPQNIQMILLESAKDVTPWEREETQRREAKLLDIIEQSGVQIHQISAQERQRFAKKTAHIAEEFEDIIGSDIISKTKELLYNKYGSHLNHENHILIGIDTDVSADSKVAGLAIKRGAEIAVEEINKKGGLLGRHLEVIVKDHRAIASKGVQNIQEFAENKHLAAIIGGVHGPVISAEIETIQKLKIPYLIPWAATAGLVNNGYKDNYIFRVSANDNIVANFLAKYTLKKYNKPAIIVVNSVWGRNNLKLMKQYFKKRNITEAAEVVFNRGQNSFDKEITEIVNSDADCVIMVANPIEASKILEGVKNRKKSLPIISHWGITSGDFFKKNEETIKELDLSIFQTFSFDNKLNVKGKHLLDRYRTKYSVEKAKEIKSSTGVAQAYDVVYLLALAIEKAGSLDKTKIKNALENLPNYQGVIKNYTPAFSTEDHDALDGRDYYMARYNKEGHLVPITDK